A portion of the Polaribacter cellanae genome contains these proteins:
- a CDS encoding polysaccharide deacetylase family protein: MILVYTHTITPRIRYIFKHILTRTLLIPVGFTSKVEEFVAHNGPKISYTKTPLGNEFFVKSNDLMFEQGVNDLDINMQKWEEVPCFFASGGKSAIPFDIFAASFYLITRYEEYLPHVKDIHGRYTAEQSLAYKNGFLEKPVVDIWAYKLLKVLKEKFPEYEYKSRSYKYVSTIDIDNAYAYKYKSLIRTFGGLFNDIFKFRLLNVWNRLAVVSRLKKDPYDTFAEILRIKKQYNARTVFFCTVSDYNTFDTNVSASKTKYKLQIKELVDYARVGLHPSYFTMQNPGILKKEKQRLENITNMPVLRSRQHYLRFNLPDTYQQLIDLEIEEDYSMGYASNVGFRASTCTPFYFYDLDFEIQTPLKIFPFALMDATLNDYLKITPKQSLGKIRDLRNEVKAVNGMFITLFHNETLSNYLRWKGWKRLYESMVKIATS, encoded by the coding sequence ATGATATTAGTTTATACACATACAATTACACCAAGAATTCGTTATATTTTTAAACATATTCTTACACGAACTCTTTTAATTCCTGTTGGTTTTACTTCGAAAGTTGAAGAGTTTGTTGCACACAATGGACCTAAAATTTCTTATACAAAAACCCCACTTGGAAACGAATTTTTTGTAAAAAGTAACGATTTAATGTTCGAACAAGGTGTAAATGATTTAGATATTAACATGCAAAAATGGGAAGAAGTTCCTTGTTTTTTTGCATCTGGAGGAAAATCGGCAATTCCTTTCGATATTTTTGCGGCGAGTTTCTATTTAATTACAAGATACGAAGAGTATTTGCCACATGTAAAAGATATCCATGGAAGATATACAGCCGAACAAAGTTTGGCATACAAAAACGGATTTTTAGAAAAGCCAGTTGTAGATATTTGGGCGTATAAATTATTAAAAGTTTTAAAAGAAAAATTTCCAGAATACGAATATAAAAGTAGAAGTTATAAATACGTTTCTACCATAGATATCGATAATGCCTATGCATATAAATACAAGAGTTTAATAAGAACTTTTGGTGGACTTTTTAACGATATTTTTAAATTTAGATTGTTAAATGTTTGGAATCGTTTGGCAGTTGTGAGTCGTTTAAAAAAAGATCCTTACGATACTTTTGCAGAAATTTTAAGAATAAAAAAACAATACAATGCAAGAACTGTTTTTTTCTGTACAGTTAGCGATTACAATACGTTCGATACCAATGTTTCTGCATCAAAAACCAAATACAAATTGCAAATAAAAGAATTGGTAGATTATGCAAGAGTTGGTTTACATCCTTCTTATTTTACAATGCAAAATCCTGGAATCTTAAAAAAGGAAAAACAACGATTGGAAAACATTACAAACATGCCAGTTTTAAGATCGAGACAACATTATTTACGCTTTAATTTACCAGATACTTACCAACAATTAATAGATTTAGAAATCGAAGAAGATTATTCTATGGGCTATGCAAGTAATGTTGGTTTTAGAGCAAGTACCTGTACACCTTTTTATTTTTACGATTTAGATTTCGAAATTCAAACACCTTTAAAAATATTTCCATTTGCTTTAATGGATGCTACCTTAAACGATTATTTAAAAATTACTCCCAAACAATCGTTAGGAAAAATTAGAGATTTAAGAAACGAAGTAAAAGCAGTAAATGGCATGTTTATTACACTTTTTCATAACGAAACATTAAGCAATTACTTGCGTTGGAAAGGTTGGAAACGTTTGTATGAATCTATGGTTAAAATTGCGACAAGCTAA
- a CDS encoding T9SS type A sorting domain-containing protein: MKKNYLLKFTFLFLFSFAIANLNAQTVVITTVVDGTLKNAGCDTGSGASDPRFVELYVDGTVDFTGYDLRQSSNGSASYVKKALDGLGTISNQFVYIITNGDEITFNEAFPGRTVLSVAFSAINGDESFQVTDNTNTILDSFGIPADIGTAAHNTWNYKDSYAKRKDFVLPNGGTFVSSNWTYGGANALDGATCATLSNAITLGSYSVKTTNWTGTNTNWNDPLNWDNGVPTLGYNAVIPNLATDPEITTSIAASTGDLTISDPQGLSVLSGSLTISGNLTINTGSSLYLESKITASKTIDAASVILNGSYTSADANSFFYFTETYNGNASGWTLVSSPTVGEKIDGNTGDGNFAVFNKLQKSTNNYGIAVYNNSQTDPMLRWDYFSKAEVDVNNSLATINLVNGKGYTVLPDSNAASGTTGIQNASNGNLGFKGAIATDFVEIPITDNSPPGGTGNAFNLVGNPYPSFIPANNAADATNAFLNVNSGELAEQTFYVWDKTSTSYKIKNQITARYIAPGQAFFIKSKVGGGTVKFTEAMQSHQTSGTFNKSNNIEKKITLTVKNNGKEKTTDIYYVKGKTTGFDNGYDSSIFGGFSTSFSLYTELVSNNNGKQLGIQTLPTSNYENMVIPVGVKATKNSEITFTASSLNLPAGYMVFLEDKLTKAYTRLDNANSKYTATINNNVVENRFFIHTTTSNVLNTNTENLDKIAIFKTKNSNLKITGLNAQKANISLYNTLGKQVFTNTFDGNLNNTIALPNLATGMYIVKLKTANSTNTRKIIID, translated from the coding sequence ATGAAGAAAAACTACTTATTAAAATTTACTTTTTTATTTTTATTTTCTTTTGCAATAGCAAACTTAAATGCCCAAACTGTTGTGATTACAACTGTTGTTGATGGAACTTTAAAAAATGCAGGTTGCGATACTGGAAGTGGAGCCTCCGATCCAAGATTTGTGGAACTTTATGTCGATGGAACTGTAGATTTCACAGGATATGATTTAAGACAATCTTCTAATGGGTCTGCTTCATATGTAAAAAAAGCTTTAGATGGTTTAGGTACTATTTCTAATCAGTTTGTTTATATAATAACTAATGGTGATGAAATTACATTTAATGAAGCTTTTCCAGGTAGAACTGTTTTAAGCGTAGCATTTTCTGCCATCAATGGAGATGAATCATTTCAAGTAACAGATAATACAAACACGATATTAGATTCCTTTGGCATACCTGCTGATATTGGTACTGCAGCCCATAATACTTGGAATTATAAAGATAGTTATGCAAAACGTAAAGATTTTGTTTTACCAAATGGAGGAACGTTTGTGAGTTCTAATTGGACTTATGGTGGTGCGAATGCATTAGATGGGGCAACTTGTGCAACATTATCGAATGCTATAACCCTAGGCTCTTACTCTGTAAAAACTACAAATTGGACTGGAACAAATACCAATTGGAATGATCCTTTAAATTGGGATAATGGAGTTCCTACACTTGGATATAATGCTGTTATACCTAATTTAGCTACAGACCCAGAAATAACTACATCTATTGCTGCTTCTACAGGAGATTTAACAATCTCAGATCCACAAGGCTTATCCGTTTTAAGCGGTTCTTTAACCATCTCTGGAAACTTAACGATTAATACTGGTAGTTCTTTGTATTTAGAATCTAAAATTACAGCCTCAAAAACCATTGATGCTGCTTCTGTTATTTTAAATGGAAGTTATACTTCTGCAGATGCAAATAGCTTTTTTTACTTTACTGAAACTTATAATGGTAACGCATCTGGTTGGACTTTAGTTTCGTCTCCAACTGTTGGAGAAAAAATTGATGGGAATACAGGAGATGGAAATTTTGCCGTTTTTAATAAATTACAAAAAAGTACAAATAATTATGGAATAGCTGTATATAATAATTCTCAAACAGACCCTATGTTACGCTGGGATTATTTTTCTAAAGCTGAAGTAGATGTTAACAATAGTTTAGCCACAATAAACTTAGTAAATGGAAAAGGATATACTGTTCTTCCAGATTCTAATGCAGCAAGTGGAACAACAGGAATTCAAAATGCTTCAAATGGAAATTTAGGTTTTAAAGGAGCTATTGCTACAGATTTTGTAGAAATTCCAATAACAGATAATTCTCCTCCTGGAGGAACTGGAAATGCATTTAATTTGGTTGGAAATCCATACCCTTCCTTTATTCCTGCAAATAATGCTGCAGATGCCACAAATGCCTTTTTAAATGTAAATTCAGGAGAACTTGCAGAACAAACTTTTTATGTTTGGGATAAAACAAGTACTTCTTATAAAATAAAAAACCAAATAACTGCTAGATATATTGCTCCTGGCCAAGCTTTCTTTATAAAATCTAAAGTTGGAGGTGGTACAGTTAAATTTACGGAAGCAATGCAGAGTCATCAAACTTCTGGTACATTTAACAAATCTAATAATATTGAAAAAAAAATTACTTTAACTGTTAAAAATAATGGAAAAGAGAAAACAACAGATATTTATTATGTAAAAGGAAAAACAACTGGTTTCGATAATGGTTATGACAGTTCTATTTTTGGTGGTTTTAGCACTTCTTTTAGTCTTTATACAGAATTAGTGTCAAACAATAATGGAAAGCAGTTAGGTATCCAAACACTACCAACTTCGAACTACGAAAACATGGTAATTCCTGTTGGAGTAAAAGCAACAAAAAATTCGGAAATTACTTTTACTGCAAGCTCTTTAAATTTACCTGCTGGTTACATGGTTTTTCTAGAAGATAAATTAACAAAAGCTTATACACGTTTAGATAATGCTAATAGTAAATACACTGCTACAATTAATAACAATGTCGTAGAAAATCGTTTTTTCATTCACACAACAACTTCCAATGTTTTAAACACAAATACCGAAAATTTAGACAAAATAGCTATTTTTAAAACGAAAAATTCTAATTTAAAAATTACTGGTTTAAATGCGCAAAAAGCGAACATTAGTTTATACAATACTTTAGGAAAACAAGTATTTACCAATACTTTCGATGGCAATTTAAATAATACAATTGCATTACCAAATTTAGCAACAGGAATGTATATTGTTAAATTAAAAACAGCAAACAGCACAAACACAAGAAAAATAATTATAGATTAA
- the radC gene encoding RadC family protein codes for MEKLTIKSWALDDRPREKLVAKGKTSLSDAELVAILIGSGNKKESAVGLSKRILQSVDGNINELAKLSVEKLIEFNGIGEAKAISIITALELGKRRQFENTVEKPKISCSKEAANVMQLVIGDLEHEEFWVLFLNNSNKVMAKSQVSKGGLTTTIVDVRLLFKRALELASVAIIVCHNHPSGKLQPSLADKQLTQKIKEAGATLDIKLLDHLIITQKDYFSFADEGIL; via the coding sequence ATGGAAAAATTAACGATTAAATCTTGGGCTTTAGACGATAGACCTAGAGAAAAGTTGGTTGCCAAAGGAAAAACTTCTTTATCGGATGCAGAATTAGTTGCCATTTTAATAGGTTCTGGAAATAAAAAAGAAAGTGCTGTAGGTTTGTCTAAGAGAATTTTACAATCTGTCGATGGAAATATAAATGAATTGGCAAAACTTTCGGTAGAAAAATTAATTGAGTTTAATGGAATTGGAGAAGCCAAAGCAATTTCGATTATTACAGCTTTAGAGTTAGGAAAAAGAAGACAATTTGAAAATACAGTAGAAAAACCAAAAATTTCTTGCAGTAAAGAAGCAGCAAATGTTATGCAACTTGTAATTGGCGATTTAGAACACGAAGAATTTTGGGTTTTATTCTTAAATAATTCCAACAAAGTAATGGCAAAATCGCAAGTTAGTAAAGGCGGTTTAACAACCACAATTGTAGATGTTCGTTTGCTATTTAAGCGCGCTTTAGAATTGGCATCTGTAGCCATAATTGTTTGTCATAATCATCCATCAGGAAAATTGCAACCCAGTCTTGCAGACAAACAATTAACACAAAAAATAAAAGAAGCAGGTGCAACTTTAGATATTAAATTGTTAGATCATTTAATTATTACCCAAAAAGATTATTTTAGCTTTGCAGACGAAGGGATTCTGTAG
- a CDS encoding TrkH family potassium uptake protein, with product MGALNTKIIYRFLGITAILNGLFMFLAVPFSMYYNETEKWGILNAGIITVFIGILFYFLNKPSNTNIQKKEGYLIVTLGWLTLSFTGMLPYLLSGAIPSITNAFFETISGYSTTGSSILTDIDNMSKGILFWRSATHWIGGMGIIVLTIAILPLLGIGGMQLFMAEAPGPSADKLHPRITDTAKRLYLIYVLLTLTEFFLLKFAGMTWFDAINHAMATMSTGGFSTKSDSVAFYNGNPLIQYIIIAFMFIAGTNFVLTYFALKGKIQRVFQSEEFKYYLFGILGVSAIITIIIIFFQDPNLESVLAYPQVLGETESAIRHSLFMVTSVVTTTGFVTADFTMWNFFATGIFFALLFTGGSAGSTSGGIKVVRHIIMLKNSFLEFKKALHPNAIIPVRYDDKTVNQTIVFNILSFFIIYMLIFIISSVILTLFGLDFTSALGAAASSLGNIGPAIGSVSPVDNFAHLSHAAKWFCSFLMLIGRLELFTVLILFTPFFWRKN from the coding sequence ATGGGCGCTTTAAACACAAAAATAATTTATCGCTTTCTAGGAATTACAGCCATTTTAAATGGACTGTTTATGTTTTTAGCTGTGCCTTTTAGCATGTATTATAACGAAACAGAAAAATGGGGCATCTTAAATGCAGGAATTATTACCGTTTTTATTGGAATTCTTTTTTACTTTTTAAACAAACCTAGCAATACAAATATTCAAAAAAAAGAAGGATATTTAATTGTAACCTTAGGCTGGCTAACACTCTCTTTTACAGGAATGTTACCCTATTTATTATCTGGAGCAATTCCAAGTATTACAAACGCTTTTTTCGAAACCATTTCTGGGTATTCTACCACAGGTTCTTCTATATTAACAGATATAGACAATATGTCGAAAGGAATTTTATTTTGGCGAAGTGCAACACATTGGATTGGAGGAATGGGAATTATCGTTTTAACGATTGCCATTTTACCTTTATTAGGAATTGGCGGAATGCAATTATTTATGGCAGAAGCTCCAGGACCTTCCGCAGATAAATTGCACCCAAGAATTACAGATACTGCAAAAAGATTATATTTAATTTATGTACTACTTACATTAACAGAATTTTTTCTTTTAAAATTTGCTGGTATGACCTGGTTTGACGCCATAAACCATGCAATGGCTACTATGAGTACTGGTGGTTTTTCGACAAAGTCGGATAGTGTTGCATTTTACAATGGAAACCCATTAATACAATACATTATAATTGCATTTATGTTTATTGCAGGAACCAATTTTGTATTGACTTATTTTGCTTTAAAGGGAAAAATACAGCGAGTTTTTCAAAGTGAAGAATTTAAATATTATTTATTTGGTATTTTAGGGGTAAGTGCAATTATTACGATAATAATAATCTTTTTTCAAGATCCTAATTTAGAATCTGTTTTGGCATATCCACAAGTTTTAGGCGAAACAGAAAGTGCAATTAGACATTCGTTATTTATGGTTACTTCTGTTGTTACAACTACAGGCTTTGTAACTGCCGATTTTACAATGTGGAACTTTTTTGCAACTGGAATTTTCTTTGCTTTACTTTTTACAGGAGGCTCTGCAGGTTCTACAAGTGGAGGAATTAAAGTAGTTAGACATATTATAATGCTAAAGAATAGTTTTTTAGAATTTAAAAAAGCGTTGCACCCAAATGCAATAATTCCTGTAAGATATGATGATAAAACTGTTAACCAAACCATTGTTTTTAACATCCTATCTTTCTTTATAATTTATATGCTAATATTTATTATATCTTCTGTAATACTTACTTTATTTGGTTTAGATTTTACGTCTGCATTAGGAGCTGCTGCTTCTTCTTTAGGTAATATTGGTCCTGCAATTGGTAGTGTAAGTCCTGTTGATAATTTTGCACATTTATCGCATGCTGCAAAATGGTTTTGTTCTTTTTTAATGTTAATTGGTCGTTTAGAACTCTTTACAGTATTAATATTATTTACTCCATTCTTTTGGCGTAAGAATTAA
- a CDS encoding polysaccharide deacetylase family protein: MNFMLENLLKNLISISKQRTMLPFYHKVSDEKQTFENFLYTPRKILSFKNDIAILNKYYTPISMQEFIAVSKSRKKSKQNYFHITFDDGLSNFYKVVAPILLKEKIPATVFVNSDFIDNKALFFRYKASLLFQFYSKSSPKIKNKYHDFFEDNQKIKEKLLGVNFNNKEILDRLANEINYSFEDYLQTEKPYLSSIEIEELIEKGFTVGAHSKNHPLYSEIPFETQITQTKDSLDWLIKNFNLDYKVFSFPFTDLNVSKKFFTKLNAEKVIDASFGTSGIKKDNFVTNFQRLSFEIRNENAENYLLKEYIKYFLKIAFYKNTMPRD, translated from the coding sequence ATGAACTTTATGTTAGAAAATTTATTAAAAAACCTAATATCTATCTCTAAGCAACGAACGATGCTTCCTTTCTATCATAAAGTTTCTGATGAAAAACAAACCTTTGAAAATTTTTTATATACGCCTAGAAAAATTTTAAGTTTTAAAAATGATATTGCTATTTTAAATAAATATTACACCCCTATTTCAATGCAAGAATTTATAGCGGTTTCCAAATCAAGAAAAAAAAGTAAGCAAAATTATTTCCATATTACTTTTGATGATGGTTTGTCTAATTTTTATAAAGTAGTTGCGCCAATTTTATTAAAGGAAAAAATACCTGCAACAGTTTTTGTAAATTCAGATTTTATAGATAATAAAGCATTATTTTTTAGATATAAAGCAAGTTTATTATTCCAATTTTACTCGAAGTCTTCCCCTAAAATAAAAAATAAATACCACGATTTTTTTGAAGACAATCAAAAAATTAAAGAAAAACTGTTAGGTGTAAATTTTAATAATAAAGAAATTTTAGACAGATTAGCGAACGAAATAAATTATTCATTTGAAGATTATTTACAAACTGAAAAACCTTACTTAAGCTCAATAGAAATTGAGGAATTAATAGAAAAGGGTTTTACAGTTGGTGCCCATTCTAAAAACCATCCTTTGTATTCGGAAATTCCTTTTGAAACACAAATAACACAGACAAAAGATTCTTTAGATTGGTTAATTAAAAACTTTAATTTAGATTATAAAGTTTTCTCTTTTCCATTTACAGATTTAAATGTTTCTAAAAAGTTTTTTACAAAATTAAATGCTGAAAAAGTAATAGATGCTAGTTTCGGAACATCAGGAATTAAAAAAGATAATTTTGTAACAAATTTCCAACGATTATCATTTGAAATTAGAAATGAAAACGCAGAAAACTATTTATTAAAAGAATATATTAAGTATTTTTTAAAAATAGCTTTTTATAAGAATACAATGCCCAGAGATTGA
- the trkA gene encoding Trk system potassium transporter TrkA, protein MKIIIAGAGDVGFHLAKLLSYESQDTYIIDFDGDKLNYINNHLDVITKRGDATSIQLLKEIGVASADLLIAVTESQNTNFTISVIGKSLGAKKTIARIDNPEFLNNCEVDFSKFGLDFMISPQELAANEIKMLLNQSSFNDTVEFESGVFNVMGTSLTYKSPLVDLSVKEAKQKFSNIDFITIAIKRENVAQTIIPRGDTKYQINDQVYFSVPNYSMKDLYPIIGKKQFNIKNVIILGGSSIGEKTARNLCKDNFNVKLIEKNREKAEILAEDLSNALIINGDGTDLELLEEENIRETDAFIAVTANSETNIMSCLVAKSKGVKKTIALVENMDYIDISQTIGIESLINKKLIAASNIFRHIRKGEILALANLHNIDAEVFEFEVRPNAKVTHKPIKDLNFPREAVFGGIIRDGNPLMSFGEMQIKNGDKVIVFCLPEAISTVEGLFK, encoded by the coding sequence ATGAAGATTATTATAGCAGGTGCTGGAGATGTAGGTTTTCATTTAGCAAAACTACTTTCTTACGAATCTCAAGACACTTACATTATAGATTTTGATGGTGATAAATTAAATTACATCAACAATCATTTAGATGTAATTACAAAAAGAGGTGATGCCACTTCCATACAATTGTTAAAAGAAATTGGTGTGGCTTCTGCAGATTTATTAATTGCGGTTACCGAAAGCCAAAATACCAATTTTACAATCTCTGTAATTGGAAAATCTTTAGGTGCTAAAAAAACCATTGCAAGAATAGATAATCCAGAGTTTCTAAATAATTGTGAAGTTGATTTTTCGAAATTCGGATTAGATTTTATGATTTCTCCACAAGAATTAGCAGCCAACGAAATTAAAATGTTGCTCAATCAATCTTCTTTTAACGACACTGTAGAATTTGAGAGTGGTGTTTTTAATGTAATGGGAACTTCGTTAACATATAAATCGCCTTTGGTAGATTTGTCCGTAAAAGAAGCAAAGCAAAAATTTAGTAATATCGATTTTATTACCATCGCTATTAAAAGAGAAAACGTTGCTCAAACTATTATTCCTAGAGGAGATACTAAATATCAAATAAACGATCAGGTATATTTTTCTGTTCCTAATTACAGTATGAAAGACTTGTACCCTATTATTGGGAAGAAACAATTTAACATAAAAAATGTAATTATTTTAGGAGGAAGTAGCATTGGAGAAAAAACAGCTCGAAATTTATGCAAAGATAATTTTAACGTAAAGCTAATTGAAAAAAATAGAGAAAAAGCAGAAATTTTAGCAGAAGATTTAAGCAATGCTCTAATTATTAATGGAGATGGAACCGACTTAGAGTTATTAGAGGAAGAAAATATTAGAGAAACAGATGCTTTTATTGCGGTTACAGCAAATTCTGAAACCAATATTATGTCTTGCTTAGTGGCAAAATCGAAAGGCGTAAAAAAAACCATTGCTTTGGTAGAAAATATGGATTATATCGATATTTCACAAACCATTGGCATTGAATCTCTTATTAATAAAAAATTAATTGCAGCAAGTAATATTTTTAGACATATTCGTAAAGGTGAAATTTTAGCCTTGGCAAATTTACATAACATAGATGCAGAAGTTTTTGAGTTTGAAGTAAGACCAAATGCAAAAGTAACTCACAAACCTATTAAAGACTTAAACTTTCCTAGAGAAGCCGTTTTTGGTGGAATTATTAGAGATGGAAACCCTTTAATGTCTTTTGGAGAAATGCAAATTAAAAATGGAGATAAGGTAATTGTATTTTGTTTGCCAGAAGCTATTAGTACTGTAGAAGGACTATTCAAATAA
- a CDS encoding polysaccharide biosynthesis C-terminal domain-containing protein, giving the protein MARIFSLFASWIALKLIPDATLGVVLFSYNIILFLLPVSGFGLHQSLLRFSAISKNNEEKNTIFLYVLKYGLIASLIIIFVVVIASLFIPFQFEKTQQYVIVFSLLIIPTFLFEIIRAQLRLNHDNKNYAYSEFLHSIILVVSVFGFTYFFDENGYVFALLITPLVTALVFLKKTNIIFSRIKKIPQLNFSFWKYGFFASLSNVITQLLIVVDILLIGFLLDDPEMVTKYRYISLVPFSLLFIPRVFITTDFVTITEKISDKNYILNYIKSYLSFFTVLSVLMLFFVGYFSSEILAIFNPNYIVYNTIFRVLILGIAGIFIFRNLFGNLLSSIGKAYINFYIAFLSLLLNVISNYYLIPKYGILGAAITSASLMWFTGILSGIWFLFLYQKKHKNQ; this is encoded by the coding sequence TTGGCAAGAATATTTTCGTTATTTGCTTCGTGGATTGCTTTAAAATTAATACCAGATGCAACTTTGGGAGTTGTGTTATTTTCTTATAATATTATATTGTTTTTATTGCCTGTTAGTGGTTTTGGATTGCACCAAAGTTTATTGCGTTTTAGTGCCATTTCTAAAAACAATGAAGAGAAAAACACCATTTTTTTATATGTTTTAAAATACGGATTAATTGCTTCCTTAATTATTATTTTTGTGGTTGTAATTGCAAGCCTATTTATTCCTTTTCAATTCGAAAAAACACAACAATATGTAATTGTTTTCTCTTTATTAATTATCCCCACTTTTCTTTTTGAAATTATTAGAGCGCAATTACGCTTGAATCACGATAATAAAAATTATGCTTATTCAGAATTTTTACACAGTATCATTTTAGTAGTTTCAGTATTTGGTTTTACGTATTTTTTTGATGAAAACGGCTATGTTTTCGCACTTTTAATTACTCCTTTAGTTACTGCACTTGTATTTCTAAAAAAAACAAATATTATTTTTAGTAGAATAAAAAAAATACCTCAATTAAATTTCTCTTTTTGGAAATATGGCTTTTTTGCAAGTTTATCGAATGTAATAACACAACTTTTAATTGTAGTAGACATTCTTTTGATTGGTTTCTTATTAGACGACCCAGAAATGGTTACAAAATATCGCTACATTTCGTTAGTTCCATTTAGTTTGTTATTTATTCCAAGAGTTTTTATAACAACCGATTTTGTAACAATTACCGAAAAAATTAGTGATAAAAATTACATCTTAAATTATATAAAAAGCTACCTCTCTTTTTTTACAGTATTAAGTGTTTTAATGCTATTTTTTGTTGGCTACTTCTCATCAGAAATACTAGCGATTTTTAATCCAAATTACATCGTTTACAATACCATTTTTAGAGTTTTAATCTTGGGAATTGCAGGAATTTTTATTTTTAGAAACCTTTTTGGAAACTTACTTTCTTCAATTGGTAAAGCCTATATAAATTTTTATATTGCTTTTTTAAGTTTACTTTTAAACGTGATTAGTAATTACTATTTAATTCCAAAATACGGAATTTTAGGAGCTGCAATAACCTCTGCTTCTTTAATGTGGTTTACTGGAATTTTATCTGGGATTTGGTTTCTATTTTTGTATCAAAAAAAACATAAAAATCAATAA